TGGATTAGGAAGTTCGCCGTCTCCGTCGTGGACGCGTAGCCCGGCGGAATGATCGAGGAGTGGCTCACGAACATGAACTTCTTGCCGCGCGCCGCGTCCTGCGCCCAATCGACGAAGGGCTTGAGCTGAGTTTCGTTCAGGCTGTTGCCAGAATAGCCGGAGTGCAGACCATCGAGCAGAATGACCGTGTCGACGAGATTCTTGCCGTAATCCTGGGTGATGATCTCTTGCACCGAGCCGTAGCCAGCGCTCCAGGAAGACAGCCCCACATGACGCACGCGCGCGTTCTTCTTGCCGGTCTTTTGCGCGACCGCCTTCTCGACGCTGTCCACGAGTTGCTTGAAAGCTTGCGGTGACTGGAACGCGGAGGCGTAGGGCCCCGACCCCAGGCCCAGGTCGATTCCGACCAGCACCGCACCATCCATCACCTGAACCCACTCTTTGCGCACGGCCTCGTGGCCATGGAAGTGGAACATCACGTCGAAGCGGCCGCCAGGCGAGACGCCGCCGCTCTGCGGCATGATCATCTGACCCATGCTCGGCGCGCGGCTCCAGCGGTCGTAGATGCCGTATCCCGGGTCCGGCGTGTTGCAGGGATTGATGCCTCGTTCCTTCGCGGACTTCTGCACCTGGGTGGAGGCAGACGGCTTGCGAATCTTGGACTCGTCGGTGTTGCCGCTCCGCTTGCGCGTATTCGGTTTCTCGTTCTTGTTCGGAATGACGAGTTCCTGGCCCGGCTTGATGGCGTCGTCCTCTTCCAAACCGTTCTTCGCCCGCAAGGCAGCAACCGTCACGCCGTAGCGACGCGCGATTCCCCAGAGCGAGTGACCCTTTTCCACTTTGTGCACGCGCGCCCCCGCCGCTTGTGCCGAGCGCAGCTCGACTGGACCGACGAGGGCCAGGGCGCCCATGATGACCAGGGCCGCACGTAGGTGGGGGCAACGCGGCATCCCGAGAGGACCCCAGTCTTTTCCCACCCTGGGCTGCTTTTCAACTTCACGGTGCCGATTTTCCTGGCAGCGTCGGTGAGACGCATGGGTAACTGCCGAGAAACACGACGAATTTCTGCAAGCACGCCAATCCTGCGCACGCATTTCAGCGGCCGTCCGTCTAAGGTCACGAGGATGCACATGAAACGCCACCTGATTCTGCTCACGACCGCACTTTTGGCAGCAACACAGATTGGCTGCGAGGTCGCCTGCATCGAGGACGGGTCCGGAACCCGCTGTACGGCGAAGAGCCTCAATCGCTATGACGGAGTGCCTCCGGCGCCCCAGGCTTTCACGCCGGCGGCGGGCGCGCCCATCAGCGTCGACGTGCTCTACGGCAACGTGTACGTGACGCGCAGCACCACGCCGCAGGTGGTCGTGGAATTCAAGCCTTTCGCCTACGCGGCCTATGACAACAAGGCGACTGCGGATCGTGAGCTCGCCGAGAACCTGCGCGTGAGCGCAGTACAACAGGGCGGCATCCAAGTCAGCGTCGCGCGTGAGGGCGGCAGCAACGGTCTCGGAGCCGACGTGATTCTGCGAGTCCCCGACAGCTTCGATGGTGCGCTCGAGATCACGAATCGCGCGGGTGGCCCCGTCAACCACTTCGACATCAAGGCGGACTTCGTGGGTCGCGCCAGGGCGCTCACCGTGCGCAACAGCGCCTCGCTCGGCCAGTGCTACGTGCAGGGCGCGGCGACGGTGCAGACGACGAACGTGCAGTGCAACAACGCAATCAGCGTCTTCGACGTCAGCGGCACCGTGAACATCACCAACGACAAGCGCGACCACGAGGGCGGCACGCCTGCCGTCACTCTGCGCATGGCGGCGGTGGGAGGCGGCGGGCGCATCCTGACGGCTTCAGGCAGCATCAATGCCACCTTCCCCGCTTCGGGCGGCTACGCACTGACCGCACGGGCCGCCAGCCGTGGACAGGTGCAGGAAGGCGCGCTGCCGGCGAACTGCACCAAGCAGGAACGTGGCCCCGGCGACAAGATCATCACCTGCGGCAACGGCCCCCACTACGAGCTCACCGCGGGCCACGCCCCCACCGGCGCTCCCCGCGACGCCAACGTCGTGCTGTCCTACCGCTGAGTGCGGCGCGGTTCTCAGCTTTCGGGACGCGTCTTCGAGGTTCGCATCTGCTCGGGCGAGGCGTCGCGGAGGATTTCACTCCAGGACCGTCTTCTTGGGTCTCGCCCCTCGGCGGCGCGGAGCACTACTCCCGTGAAGCCCGGCCGTGCAGTGCTGGTGGCAATCTGCCGTCGGTGTGGAATTTCGCCGAAAAAACGACCGCCGAGGAACTCGCGCACACTATCCTACATTGGCGCCTTGTGCTCTCCTGAAGAGGGAGATCGCCATGAACGTGCCTCGCATCCTCGCCGCCTGTGTGCTCCTCGCCGCGTGCTCGTCATCCCCGTCCGCGGACGACCCGCAGGGTTCAACGCCGACGCAGGATCCACGCAAGCCCTTGGGCAAAGCCGACGCGTCCGGCAGCTGCCAAGGCGAGAGCCGAAACTATTGTGGCGGCAAGTCGGCAGGCGCGTGTTGGTGCGACGAGCAGTGCACGCAGTACGGCGACTGCTGCGAGGACCGATCCGCAGTCTGCAGCGGACTGCCGCTGTCGGTGGCGAGCATCGACGACGTTGCCACCTTCGATGCCCTGGCCTTCTCGGGTTCCGAAGGCGCCATCCTCGGCAAGTCGGTGAAGTTCCTGATCGACAATCGCAACTCGAGCGCGCCTGAGGTCCACTTCGTCAACGCGAACTATCCTGGCACCGACGTCGACCCAAAGGCGAAGCAGTTCCACTTCTACTTTGCGCAAGCCACGCTGCCGAACTTCAGCGAGAACGGGCAGAGCTTCAACGACAAGACCTACTGGACTCAAGACAAGTCCTACTTCGCCGGCACGCTGCAAGAGTATCGCTTGGGCGCCTCCGGGGAACGTCTCTACGGCATTCAGTTCTATCCCCAAGACGTGATTGCCGAGCAGACGCTGCTCCACGCAGTGCAGGCTTTGGTCCCCATGATTCATCTGGACGGCGCGCGGTTGGGTTTCGTAGCGCTTGGGCCGCATCAAACCGCGACGAGTGTGAAGGGCGAATTGACTGCCCTCGGCGTGGAGGCGCTCTCCCTGGACCAGGTGCTCGGAGCGTTGAACTACATCCCCATGCAGGTGGGTGAGGCCTGGGGCTACTTGCGCATCTTCCCGCAGAACCAGGAGGAACTGAGCGCCCTCGACATTCCAGTGTTCGAGGACTTGCCCCTGGATCTGACGGTCGTTGCGGCCAGCATCACCAAGGCCCTTCAGGACGCCAGTTCCCACGTCAACCTCAAGAGCAAGGAACGCAACACACCCAACATGGTGCTACGCGACGCGGGTCCATCTCAGGCCGACCTCGCCCCCTTCGCCAACAAGCCCATTCATCTCATCGTCAACGCGGATCGCTTCTTCATCGAAGCGTCCACGGACGTCGAGGTACTGGCGAAGTACAAGGAGCGCACGAACAAACCCTGGCAGCCCCTGACCGTGGACGCGAACGGCACGACGACCTCGTACCGAGCGATGTGCCCCTCGGATCCTGGCGACTGCCTGAAGCTCGCGCCGCGCTTCGGTGGCAAGGCGGGGAACCTCGGCTTCTTGATCCACCCCAAAGTGCTGGGCATCACCACGGACGCGGGCAGCCGCAGCGCAGCGGTGGGCTACGACCTGGCACCCTACGGCGTGGGCGTTCCGGTGCAGCGCTACTTCGAGTTCGTGAAGCACGGGCCAAACACTGGCCTGCGCCAAGCACTGACCCAGCTCATCGACCAAGAGAAGCAAGGAACGCTGAGCACGGCGGAGCGGGTGCAGTTGGCCAAGTCGGCGCAGCAGGCGATCTACGCCGCACAGATGCCGCAGGCGTTGCTCGACGAAGTGACCTCGGAGCTTGCAGCCGCGCTCCCGGCCGGCACCCAGAGCGTGAAGATTCGCTCCAGCGCCAACGCCGAGGACATTCCCGGCTTCGACGGCGCCGGGCTGTACGACAGCTTCCGAGCCGACTTGGACGAACCCAACACCGGTGCCTGCGCCGTGGTGGTCGACAACGACGGCGACCTGGAAGCGCAGCCGCGCAGCGTCGAGTGCGCGATCAAAGCCGTCTACGCCAGCCTGTGGAACAAGCGCGCCATCGAGGAACGCTCTTTCGCGCGTATCGATCACGCTAGTGCCGGCATGGGTCTCGCGATCGTCCAGCGCTATCAGGAGCTGGGTGACGTCGCCTCCAACTCCGTCGTCGTCACGCGCGTGCTGAACAGTGGCGGCGTCTATGGCTACACCTTCTCGTCGCAGGTCGGGAACAACGTCGTGACCAACCCCGAGCCTGGTACCAGCAGCGAGAACGTGATGGCTGCTTTCTTGCCCGGACAGCCCACCACCTTTGCCGTCACCCGCTACGCGACACCCAACGCCGGAGCACCGGCCCTGACGCAAACCGTCATGACCGAAGCGCAGATGGCAGAAATGCTCGCCCTGACCCAGCACGTCGAGAACATGTACTGCCGCGAGAAGCCCGACTACTACGAGGGAAGCTGCAATAGCGTCCTCTACGACGTGGACAAGGCCCGCGCCCTGGACATGGAGCTCAAGCGCTTCGACGACGGTCACTTCCTGCTCAAGCAGGTCCGCGAGTTCTCGGGCAAGTAGGGGTTTCAGGCCGAAGCTCCGTGGGCGGTAGCGTTGCCGTCCCCTGCACGAGCGGCGCGCGGCGCAATGGGCGACCCCGCGCGGACCGGCTCCACGCCTGCGCTATGCCGCCCCAAGACGTCCGACCTACGCTTGGTCGTGGTCCGATGCTACGAGTCGGCAGTGACCGTTTTTCACATCCTTCACCGAGACGAATGGCTAGCCGCGCAAGGCGCCAGGGAGTACCGGCCCTCGAGTCTCGACACTGAAGGCTTCATCCACTTCAGCACGGCCCCTCAGCTCTTGGCATCGGCTGCCCGCTACTACGCCGGCCAGTCCGGCTTGGTGGTGCTCGCCGTGCGTTAGGACGCTCTCATCGCCGAGCTGCGCTACGAACCCGTGCGCGACGAGGCCTTTCCCCATCTCTACGGCCCCTTGAACCTGGACGCCGTCGAGCAAGCCGTCGACCTTCCCCTCGCCGAAGACGGCAGTTTCCTGGTTCCCCAGGAGTGGCGCGACCAAGCAGCGGACTTCCGAATCCCTTGTAATCCCGCGCGAAGTGGCTAGCCTTCCCCCCGCGCACGAGTGGCGGAATTGGCAGACGCACCGGATTTAGGTTCCGGCGGGTAAAACCGTGGGGGTTCAAGTCCCTCCTCGTGCACTCTCATCGACCGTTTGTTCGCTCTGTTTGGCCCACGGATCGGTCCTGGGTGTCGGGACTTGGCCTCATCATCGTCGTGGTTCGTCCCTAGATCGTGGGGTTCGTCGAGTTGCGTCGGGGTCTGCAGCCGGCTCAAGTCCCCTCGGCGGGGAAGCTCGCGGTGATCCAGGGGATGACGCTGGTGCGGACAGACGCTGTGTGGCCCGCGGCGAATCTCTGCGTGTCGGGACTTGGCCTCATCATCGTCGTGGTTCGTCCCTAGATCGTGGGGTTCGTCGAGTTGCGTCGCGGTCTGCAGCCGGCTCAAGTCCCCTCGGCGGGGAAGCTCGCGGTGATCCAGGGGACGACGCTGGTGCGGACAGACGCTGTGTGGCCCGCGGCGAATCTCTGCGTGTCGGGACTTGGCCTCATCATCGTCCTGGTTCGTCCCTAGATCGTGGGGTTCGTCGAGTTGCGTCGGGGTCTGCCACCGGCTCAAGTCCCCTCGGCGGGGAAGCTCGCGGTGATCCGGGGGACGACGCTGGTGCGGACAGACGCTGTGTGGTCCGCAGCGAATCTTTTGGTGCCAGGACTTGGCCTCAGGCGCGGCGTGGCGCACCGAGCAACTCCTGCACGTCCGCACCTCGGTAGAGACCGCGGTCGTGCGTAGTGAATTCTTCGAGGTGAGATCCCGAGGTTTGTCGACGCGAGCGGACGAATTCACCATGGGCGAGGCGCGCGGGCGTGTGCACCCTGACAGCAGACCAACATTGCTTTGGAGGGTACACCGTATGGATCAACAAACATCACGTTCCCGTCTCTGGCAGTCTCGCAGCGCCGCATTGGGGTGTTTGCTCGGCGCACTTGCCTCGAGCGTTCCAGCTCTGGCAGGCAACAACTTCGTGGGGCAGAGCTTCGTCGGGCAGAACCTGGTCGGGCGTTCCTTCAAAGGCGCCAACGTCAGCTCGGCCAACTTCAACGAGGCGAACGCAAAGCAAGTCAGCTTCTACGGCGCCGACGTGCGTGCGGCCAGCTTCATCAAGACCGTGTGCAACGACTGCAGCTTCTACGGAGCCACAGGGGACCGCAATACCCGCTTCGACAACGCTGACCTGGACAAGGCAGATTTCACGGGTGCGCGCATGCGCGGCGCGCGATTCCTCAAGGCGAAGCTGACGGGCGCAAAGCTCGTTGGCGCGGACTTCAGCCACGCGTTTCTGAGAGACGCGAGCCTGGTGGGCGCGAATTTCAACGGCGCCGACGGTCGCGCGACCAAGTGCGAGCGAGCGGACCTACGCAATGCGAACTTGTCGCGCGCCCGCTTTTCCCGAGCGCACCTTGGCAACGCAGATCTGAGGGGAACGAACCTGCAAGGAACGGATCTGCGCGATGCCGACCTCTGCGGCGTGAAGTACGACAAGTCCACGAACGTGAATGGCGCGGACGTGCGCGGCGCCCAGTGTGGCAAAGAGTTCATTCAGAACGTTCGCGCAGCTCAAGCAAAATAGCCCAGCTGCGACCCGTGGGAGCAGCGCGCAGCTCAGGCAAAGCAGCTGCGCGCTGTCCGCGGGGTCGCCGCGCACCGAGTCCACTGAATCACCCTTCACGTGACGCTGACGAGGAAGGCACGGACGCGGATTCCATCTGCGTGGTCAGCTGTACGAGCTCCGCTCGGGTGCCAAGGCCCAGCTTCGCGAGGCCGTGCTGCAAATGAGTGCTGACCGTGTTCTCGCTGACTCCAAGGGCGTAGCCGATCTCACTGTTGGACCAACCCAGAGACGCATAGAAGGCGACCTGGCGCTGGCGGCCGGAGAGCCCTTTGGGGTGTGGAGACGCGGGGTCGTTGCGTCGAGCCAAGAGGAAGCGCTTGCCGTCGGAGTCGAAGTGCTCGACCAAGGACCAGCGACCTGACAGGAGTCCGTGCCAGAGCTCGAGGGCAGCGGCGGGGTCTCGGCGGCCGGCCCGGGTGCGCAGGCGATCCAGGTCGCGCGCTGCTGACCGTAGCAATTCCCTTTCATCGGACACCTCTGCGGGGCCGCTGGCGTGGACCACGCTACCGCCAGCGGCAACGACGGCCTCGACGTCCGGTGCATCGGCGGAATCCCGGCGCCCGGCGAGACGAAAGCCGGCGGCCAGATGAATCGCGAGCCGCCGCCACAATCGCCTCACCACATCATCCCGTGTAGAAACGCGACCGCAGACGCTCGCAAGCATGACCGTGCGCCCATCACCCAAGGGAATGAAGACCCCAAGCGAGTCGCGCACGTCCACGGGCCAGCCTGAAGACAAGCCGTCGGGCAGCCCGGGCACGAGATCCAGAACGCTCGCCAGCCCAGGCCTGTTCATCGCCTCGGCCACGCGCTGGAGATGCTCGGTGGGCATGGAGCCATGCGTCCCGAGCGCCATCTGCACGACCGTGTCGGCGTCGACAGTATGCTGCCCCGACGTCACCACTGCGAAAGGGGGTCGCGGCGCCTCACTCGAGCGCGCGATGAAACCCAGGCCAACGAACCAGTCCTCGCCTAGCCCAGGAACCACCGCCTGCGTCAGCGCTTGCAGCCAGGCCTCTTCGTCAGGATGGTGCTGATAGCCCAGCTCCATCACTTCTATTGCGTCGAGCTCCACCATCCTGCGTCGCTTCTCAGAGGTAGCATCGACCTTCTGTTGCGACCATGCCCCGAGGTCCGCAGCGGTTGTATAGTGAAATCCACGAGCCTAAATTGCCTGACTTTGCGGCCGGAACCGGTGCTGTCTGACTCAGCGCGCAGCCGCGGGGTCCACGCATGAGTAGCCGTGCTGCGGCTCAGCGCGCGAGACCCCCAATCCAACCAAGACAACGTCGGCGGCATCAATGGGCCCAATGCAGCCGGCGTCGCGCGGAAGTCACTCCGCGCTACCAGCGCACGTGGCCGAGCTTTCCGGTCGCTGCGATGACGTGGATGGTGTGGACGAGCCCGTCGGCGCGAACGTCCAGACGGAACACGGCTTTCGGCGCCAAGCGCTCCGTGGCGTTGGGGTACTCGGCGATGAGCGCGGGGAGGCCGTTGACCTGGGCCGCGCGGAACCTCGCGTCGGTGTCATTCGCGCGCAGCGCGTGCACGTGGGCATAGAACTTGGCGATCTTGTCGGCGCCTCGCACGGGGCTGCCGGCCGCGAGGAACTCGCCGTTGGCGTCGTTGAGGGACACGGCGTCGGCGCACATCAGCTGCGCGATCTGCGTCAGATCGCCGGTTGCCAACGCTGCACCAAGCGCTTCCAGGGCCTGCGCGTTGCGCTGCAGCAACGCATCATCGACGAGGCAGCGCTCGGCGTCGTAGGGCTCCATCGCCTTGCGTGCACGGTGATGAATCACTCGCACGTTGGCTTCGGATAGCCCGGCGATCTCCGCGGTTTCGCGCGCGCTGAGGTCGAGCACGTCGCGGAGCACGAGCACGGCTCGCTGCTCGGGCGACAGCACTTC
The nucleotide sequence above comes from Polyangiaceae bacterium. Encoded proteins:
- a CDS encoding LuxR C-terminal-related transcriptional regulator, with the protein product MVELDAIEVMELGYQHHPDEEAWLQALTQAVVPGLGEDWFVGLGFIARSSEAPRPPFAVVTSGQHTVDADTVVQMALGTHGSMPTEHLQRVAEAMNRPGLASVLDLVPGLPDGLSSGWPVDVRDSLGVFIPLGDGRTVMLASVCGRVSTRDDVVRRLWRRLAIHLAAGFRLAGRRDSADAPDVEAVVAAGGSVVHASGPAEVSDERELLRSAARDLDRLRTRAGRRDPAAALELWHGLLSGRWSLVEHFDSDGKRFLLARRNDPASPHPKGLSGRQRQVAFYASLGWSNSEIGYALGVSENTVSTHLQHGLAKLGLGTRAELVQLTTQMESASVPSSSASREG
- a CDS encoding LysM peptidoglycan-binding domain-containing protein; the encoded protein is MPRCPHLRAALVIMGALALVGPVELRSAQAAGARVHKVEKGHSLWGIARRYGVTVAALRAKNGLEEDDAIKPGQELVIPNKNEKPNTRKRSGNTDESKIRKPSASTQVQKSAKERGINPCNTPDPGYGIYDRWSRAPSMGQMIMPQSGGVSPGGRFDVMFHFHGHEAVRKEWVQVMDGAVLVGIDLGLGSGPYASAFQSPQAFKQLVDSVEKAVAQKTGKKNARVRHVGLSSWSAGYGSVQEIITQDYGKNLVDTVILLDGLHSGYSGNSLNETQLKPFVDWAQDAARGKKFMFVSHSSIIPPGYASTTETANFLIQKVGGKARRSTPRGTDPMGLDLISRYSRGNFHVRGYNGNDKMDHCAHIGLYRDVLKVHVKRRWHSPRGRAKR
- a CDS encoding PEP/pyruvate-binding domain-containing protein; this encodes MNVPRILAACVLLAACSSSPSADDPQGSTPTQDPRKPLGKADASGSCQGESRNYCGGKSAGACWCDEQCTQYGDCCEDRSAVCSGLPLSVASIDDVATFDALAFSGSEGAILGKSVKFLIDNRNSSAPEVHFVNANYPGTDVDPKAKQFHFYFAQATLPNFSENGQSFNDKTYWTQDKSYFAGTLQEYRLGASGERLYGIQFYPQDVIAEQTLLHAVQALVPMIHLDGARLGFVALGPHQTATSVKGELTALGVEALSLDQVLGALNYIPMQVGEAWGYLRIFPQNQEELSALDIPVFEDLPLDLTVVAASITKALQDASSHVNLKSKERNTPNMVLRDAGPSQADLAPFANKPIHLIVNADRFFIEASTDVEVLAKYKERTNKPWQPLTVDANGTTTSYRAMCPSDPGDCLKLAPRFGGKAGNLGFLIHPKVLGITTDAGSRSAAVGYDLAPYGVGVPVQRYFEFVKHGPNTGLRQALTQLIDQEKQGTLSTAERVQLAKSAQQAIYAAQMPQALLDEVTSELAAALPAGTQSVKIRSSANAEDIPGFDGAGLYDSFRADLDEPNTGACAVVVDNDGDLEAQPRSVECAIKAVYASLWNKRAIEERSFARIDHASAGMGLAIVQRYQELGDVASNSVVVTRVLNSGGVYGYTFSSQVGNNVVTNPEPGTSSENVMAAFLPGQPTTFAVTRYATPNAGAPALTQTVMTEAQMAEMLALTQHVENMYCREKPDYYEGSCNSVLYDVDKARALDMELKRFDDGHFLLKQVREFSGK
- a CDS encoding sigma-70 family RNA polymerase sigma factor, which translates into the protein MDDASLELAFREHRGRIWAVCYRLTGDAAESDDLVQDTFRRTLEQPPPDTSRSIGPWLTQVATRLGIDALRRRKARGYRGPWLPTPVEDESHEPAELSTEARYGQRESATYAFLLALEVLSPEQRAVLVLRDVLDLSARETAEIAGLSEANVRVIHHRARKAMEPYDAERCLVDDALLQRNAQALEALGAALATGDLTQIAQLMCADAVSLNDANGEFLAAGSPVRGADKIAKFYAHVHALRANDTDARFRAAQVNGLPALIAEYPNATERLAPKAVFRLDVRADGLVHTIHVIAATGKLGHVRW
- a CDS encoding pentapeptide repeat-containing protein, which gives rise to MDQQTSRSRLWQSRSAALGCLLGALASSVPALAGNNFVGQSFVGQNLVGRSFKGANVSSANFNEANAKQVSFYGADVRAASFIKTVCNDCSFYGATGDRNTRFDNADLDKADFTGARMRGARFLKAKLTGAKLVGADFSHAFLRDASLVGANFNGADGRATKCERADLRNANLSRARFSRAHLGNADLRGTNLQGTDLRDADLCGVKYDKSTNVNGADVRGAQCGKEFIQNVRAAQAK